The following are from one region of the Streptomyces tuirus genome:
- a CDS encoding DUF5133 domain-containing protein, whose amino-acid sequence MLVPDRKIVRELLTRYASLRIAQSEGHGSTAARELEDVSYTLCVMMGTSDISDAIAKADVLLLTEGRPDVADADGENGLTLVG is encoded by the coding sequence GTGCTTGTACCGGACCGGAAGATCGTCAGGGAGTTGCTGACGCGGTACGCGTCGCTGAGGATCGCTCAGTCGGAAGGGCACGGGTCGACGGCGGCACGCGAACTGGAGGACGTCAGCTACACGCTGTGCGTGATGATGGGGACGTCCGACATCAGTGACGCCATCGCGAAGGCGGATGTCCTGCTGCTCACCGAGGGGCGGCCCGACGTCGCCGACGCGGACGGGGAGAACGGCCTGACGCTGGTCGGCTGA